Below is a genomic region from Ferribacterium limneticum.
CCGGCTCGATTTATCTGACCTGGATTCACGCTATCGCGATATTCAGGCACAGGTGCATCCCGATCGGTTCGCCAACGCTGGTGATGCCGATCGGCGCCTGTCGATGCAGTGGGCTACGCATGCCAATGAAGCCTACCAGACGCTGAAAAAGCCGCTGGAGCGAGCCAAGTACATGCTTCATCTGGCTGGCCACGACATTCAGGCGGAGAGCAATACCGCCATGCCCACCGATTTTTTGATGGAGCAAATGGAATGGCGCGAAGCGGTGATGGAGGCTCGCGATGGTGGTGATCACCACGAACTGGAGCGCCTACATAACCGTCTGCGTGGTGACATTAATGCGCGTTATCAGGAACTTGGTGAGCTATTCGAGCTGAGCGAGCTTGCGCTGGCCACGGACCGTGTTCGTCGGCTGATGTTCCTGGAAAAACTTTTGTACGAAATCGACGACGCGCTGGCGTCGCTGGAAGAATAAAAATGGCCCTGTTTCAAATTGCCGAGCCTGGTGAGTCGGCCGCCCCTCATGAACACAAACTTGCCATCGGCATCGACCTTGGTACGACCAACTCTTTGGTTGCTACGGTTCGTAGTGGAATGGCTGTCTGCCTTAACGATGAGCAGGGACGTCCGTTGCTGCCGTCGGTAGTCCGTTACCATGCCGACAACAGCACGGAGGTCGGTTTTGACGCCCAGACCAAACAGGCGATTGATCCGCGCAACACCATCGTTTCGGTCAAACGCTTCATGGGGCGCGGGTTGAAGGATATTGCCCACGTTGAATCGATGCCTTACGACTTCATAGAAGCGCCCGGCATGGTCAAGGTCAGGACGATCGCCGGTATCAAAAGCCCTGTAGAAGTCTCGGCTGAAGTGTTGAAAAGTCTCAAGGTGCGTGCCGAGATAGCGCTTGGTGGCGATCTGGTCGGGGCTGTGATTACCGTGCCGGCCTATTTTGACGATGCACAGCGCCAAGCCACGAAGGATGCGGCGCGTCTGGCCGGCCTCAATGTCCTGCGCCTGCTCAACGAGCCGACTGCTGCAGCCATCGCCTATGGCCTGGATAACGCTGCCGAAGGGGTCTATGCGGTCTATGACCTTGGTGGCGGCACATTCGATATCTCCATTCTCAAACTGACCAAGGGTGTTTTTGAAGTCATGT
It encodes:
- the hscB gene encoding Fe-S protein assembly co-chaperone HscB → MDFRADHFSLFGLNPGFRLDLSDLDSRYRDIQAQVHPDRFANAGDADRRLSMQWATHANEAYQTLKKPLERAKYMLHLAGHDIQAESNTAMPTDFLMEQMEWREAVMEARDGGDHHELERLHNRLRGDINARYQELGELFELSELALATDRVRRLMFLEKLLYEIDDALASLEE